In bacterium, the DNA window CGTATAAAAGTTCTTGCAAGAACAATGAGTTTCGTCACTATGAGCGAGGCTATGGACCAGTTTTTTCTGGACAGCGCCTATACTAAGGGTGAATACCTTAAAATCGGCCCCGATTGCCTTGGAAGTGAACAAGTGGACACATCTGACGAAGCAATAAAAAATTACTATGAACGAAATCGCGACAAGCTACCCAAACAGCCTTACGCCATTTTCGCGTATGTGGAAATACCCTATCTGCCCTCCTCAAAAGACACAGCCGATGCTTATGAGGAAGCGAAAACTGTTTACGACAGGCTTAAGTCGGGCGAAGACTTTGGCGACCTTGCTGAAGCATATTCAAAGGATTATCAAACTGCGCAAAAAGGCGGTGATATCGGTTTCATCAAGCTCGAGAATCTCTTTCCTCAGATTGCTGAGGCAATAGCCAAGCTTGACACCGGTCAATTCACCGAGCCAATAGAAACTCAAAATGGATTCCACATAGTAAAACTTGAGGAGGTGCGAACAGTAGAGGACACAGTAACTGGCACTGTGGACACATTCTACCACATTAGGCACATAATGATAACTATTGAGCCGGGATACGAGACTGCAGATAGTATAGAAAAACTTGCCCAAAAAGTTGTAGATTATGCGAGAGAGCACGGAATTTATGACGCTGCCAAGAAATTCGGGCTACAGGTAAAAACCACGCCTCCAGTACACCCAAATGAAGCTATACCCGGCATAGGACTAAGAACACTAATAAACACCTTCGCATTTCAAGAGGGACCCGGTGCTGTTCCCGATGTAGTGCGCAGTCAGGGCAAATATTTCGTTCTTCAGGTTATTGAAGCGACACCGCCAAAACTCGAAACAGTCGATGACTACAGGGATATTATAAAGAAGATGATAATTCAGGACGCTAAAAAGGAAATTTGCAGAAAAGTGGCTTACAAAGCGTATCAGATGGCACGAGCGAAAACCCCGTTTAAAAAGATTGCGGAAACTCTGGGACTCGAGTATGGAATCATAGGTCCCATCCACCCCGTAGAGGTGCTCAAGGACACCGCCAAGAAATACGACCCGTGGTTAGTGGGCGCACTATCTGG includes these proteins:
- a CDS encoding peptidyl-prolyl cis-trans isomerase, whose translation is MAQSVFMKKLREKMGVIFIIVGLLFIGMMVFQWGMNITGRSRQKTEETIAKVGQSEITIRQYNDEWRAQENRFYERNITLDQFQRENMMEQVFQIMINRELLNKEFYKKGIKEVTGREIYERLKRNPPDFIVNNPSFQTNGKFDYNKYINALNNPAYAKDWVPVEQYIASEMPIERIKVLARTMSFVTMSEAMDQFFLDSAYTKGEYLKIGPDCLGSEQVDTSDEAIKNYYERNRDKLPKQPYAIFAYVEIPYLPSSKDTADAYEEAKTVYDRLKSGEDFGDLAEAYSKDYQTAQKGGDIGFIKLENLFPQIAEAIAKLDTGQFTEPIETQNGFHIVKLEEVRTVEDTVTGTVDTFYHIRHIMITIEPGYETADSIEKLAQKVVDYAREHGIYDAAKKFGLQVKTTPPVHPNEAIPGIGLRTLINTFAFQEGPGAVPDVVRSQGKYFVLQVIEATPPKLETVDDYRDIIKKMIIQDAKKEICRKVAYKAYQMARAKTPFKKIAETLGLEYGIIGPIHPVEVLKDTAKKYDPWLVGALSGLKSDSLSGVIEADSGKFYIVHLLERKKVDYSHFKDVATQIRQSIFKIKQESAYDMWLTNLRRKVPIEDLRLKYIDIGQKKEETETPPETSTTTAEQETSEGETPKEVSEPQNK